The following proteins are encoded in a genomic region of Musa acuminata AAA Group cultivar baxijiao chromosome BXJ2-11, Cavendish_Baxijiao_AAA, whole genome shotgun sequence:
- the LOC103970164 gene encoding uncharacterized protein LOC103970164, translating into MASSGSAFPLLLLVLSLLAASVAARPGVPFHPCNTVFISYTISTTTDAALPGNNRPNGFVSVYRIITPVRTTFHSDPRSAMIPRPGLLLPRREVAPAEPAPFGFSSLRDRAKDILVVVIGLLFGVGCGALTAVTMYLAWSLVAHRHEICGSDGYSDEEGDVKGSAKKAGYVKIPPADPVSVKEGYEGN; encoded by the coding sequence atggcttcctctGGCTCCgccttccccctcctcctcctcgtcctctcccTCCTCGCTGCCTCCGTCGCTGCTCGTCCCGGGGTCCCCTTCCACCCTTGCAACACTGTCTTCATCTCCTACACCATCTCCACCACTACCGACGCTGCCCTCCCCGGTAACAACCGTCCCAACGGATTCGTCTCCGTCTACCGCATCATCACCCCCGTCCGCACCACCTTCCACTCCGACCCTCGCTCGGCCATGATCCCGCGGCCGGGGCTCCTCCTCCCCCGCCGCGAGGTCGCCCCCGCCGAGCCCGCCCCCTTCGGGTTCAGCTCCCTCCGAGATCGCGCCAAAGACATCCTCGTGGTCGTGATCGGCCTCCTCTTCGGTGTTGGGTGCGGCGCCCTCACCGCCGTCACCATGTACCTGGCCTGGTCCCTTGTCGCCCACCGTCACGAGATCTGCGGCTCCGATGGGTACAGCGACGAGGAAGGGGATGTGAAAGGGAGCGCCAAGAAGGCAGGCTACGTCAAGATCCCGCCCGCTGATCCAGTGTCCGTCAAAGAAGGGTATGAGGGaaactag